A segment of the Campylobacter vulpis genome:
CGGGTGAGAGCTTTCAAGCTTTGCTTTTTCCTCCGCACTCAGTGAGGCAAAGCCCTCTTCTAAGGCTTTTTCTAAGGGTGTTTTTTCCTCATCTTTTTCTTTTATTTTAGCCTCGTCATCATCATTTTGCTCATTTTTTTGCGGGTCAATCATCTTAGTCGCATTTGCCCCACCTCCACTTGCCTCTTTTAAGCCTCTTAAAATTTCACTTAAACTTTCTTTTTTGACATCAAGCTCATTGACATTTCCGTCCTTGTTAATGTCCTTTTCTAAGGCGAAATTTAGCTTTTCCTCTAAATTTGCATTTTCTAGGTTATTTTCATCTTTAAGGGCTAAATTTCCCATAGTTTCAAGTAGGGTATTTTGATTAAAATTTATGGTGATATTGCTTGATTTTTCCCCTTGATTTAAAGAGGAGGGGTTAAAAAGCACATTGCTCACCTTTTCAAACCACTCCGCCACAAAGGCATTTGCCTCGCCATTAAGCCTGATAGAGCCGTCCTTTCTAGCGATATAATTTGTATAAGAGCTAAAATGATTTTGCAAATTTTGATAATTTTCCTCGCTAATTCTCACAGCCATTAACTCGCCCTTTTTGTTTTCAAACACCACCTTAAAGCCCGAATTTACGCTTGAGATGTCATCGACTTTGATTTTATCTTGCTCTTCTTGTTTGAGTGCTAGAATTTCTTTTTTAATCACACTTGCAGAAGAGCTGTTTAAAGCGTTTATCTTATCCATATTCACTCCTTTTTGCTAAAATACCCCTTTTTGTAAATCGACACAATTTTAAAAAACTTGAAAGGAAGAAAATGAAAGCATTAGCACTTTTTAGCGGAGGTTTGGATAGTTTATTAGCGATGAAGCTTATCACGCAACAAGGCATAGCGGTTAAGGCTTTAAATATCAACATAGGCTTTGGCTCAAGAAGCGATAAAAGCGAGGAGATGAGACGCCGTGCCGCCTTAGTAGGAGCGGAATTTGAAATGGTTGATGTAAGGAATTCTTATCTTAAAGAAGTGCTTTTTAACCCACAATATGGCTACGGCAAGCATTTTAACCCCTGCATAGACTGCCACGCCTTTATGTTTAAAACAGCCCTTGCTATGCTTAAAGACGAGGGAGCGAGTTTCATCATCACAGGCGAGGTTTTAGGACAACGCCCTATGAGTCAAAGAGGCGATGCTATGGCGAAAGTTAAACGCCTAGCCGCTGATGAGGAGGATTTAATTTTGCGTCCTATGTGTGCGAAAAATCTGCCCGAAACCAAGCCCGAAAGAGAAGGCTGGGTCGATAGAGCAAAACTTGAGGGCATAAGTGGGCGTAGCCGAAAAAGACAGCTTGAAATGGCAGCCCAGTTTGGCATAGAGGACTTTGAAAGTCCTGGCGGGGGGTGCTTACTCACGCTAGAGAGTTTTGCGAAAAAAATTAAGGATTTTAAAGAATTTGATAGCAATATGGAGGTTAATGACGCTCAGCTTTTAAAATACGGACGCCACCTAAGACTGCCAAAAGGCGCAAAGATGATTATAGGGCGTAACGAGCTTGAAAACGAGCTTTTAAGGACTTTGAAAACAAGCAAATATGAAGAGATTAAGCTATATGATTTAATCGGCGCTTATTCTTTAGTCAGCAAGGACATTTGCGAGGAGGATTTAAACCTAGCTCTTCAAATAGCCCTTACTTATACTAAAAATGACCCTCAAAACTCCTATAAACTAGGCTTTAAAGAAAAGGAATTTGAGGCGAAAGCTTTTGAAGATAAAGCGAAACTGGGCGAATTTTTTATCTCTTAATCCACCCTTAAGCCCTTTTTGAGTGTGAAA
Coding sequences within it:
- a CDS encoding argininosuccinate synthase translates to MKALALFSGGLDSLLAMKLITQQGIAVKALNINIGFGSRSDKSEEMRRRAALVGAEFEMVDVRNSYLKEVLFNPQYGYGKHFNPCIDCHAFMFKTALAMLKDEGASFIITGEVLGQRPMSQRGDAMAKVKRLAADEEDLILRPMCAKNLPETKPEREGWVDRAKLEGISGRSRKRQLEMAAQFGIEDFESPGGGCLLTLESFAKKIKDFKEFDSNMEVNDAQLLKYGRHLRLPKGAKMIIGRNELENELLRTLKTSKYEEIKLYDLIGAYSLVSKDICEEDLNLALQIALTYTKNDPQNSYKLGFKEKEFEAKAFEDKAKLGEFFIS